In Rosa chinensis cultivar Old Blush chromosome 1, RchiOBHm-V2, whole genome shotgun sequence, a genomic segment contains:
- the LOC112188608 gene encoding protein transport protein SEC31 homolog B: MACIKGVNRSASVAVAPDAPYMAAGTMAGAVDLSFSSSANIEIFKLDLQSDDRDLPVVGESTSSERFNRLSWSKPAAGSGSQDFGLGLIAGGLVDGTIDIWNPLTLIRSETGENASVERLTRHKGPVRGLEFNAIAPNLLASGADDGEICIWDLANPTEPTHFPPLRGSGSAAQGEISFLSWNSKVQHILASSSYNGTTVIWDLKKQKPVISFADSVRRRCSVLQWNPDVATQLVVASDEDGSPSLRLWDMRNILSPVKEFVGHTKGVIAMSWCPNDSSYLLTCAKDNRTICWDTVSAEIVCELPAGTNWNFDVHWYPKVPGVISASSFDGKIGIYNIEGCSRYGVGESDFGAGPLRAPKWYKRPAGASFGFGGKIVSFHPSSSGVSEVYVHSLVTEQSLVDRSSEFESAIQNGERSSLRALCDKKAQESESADDQETWGLLRVMFEDDGTARTNLITHLGFSVPEETKETVQDGLSAEVSAPGLEDSTTDKAGLGAEKETTIFPSDNGEDFFNNLPSPKADTPHSTSGDKFVAADTVPITDQVQEEPDEPEESADPSFDESVQHALAVGDYKGAVAKCISANKMADALVIAHAGGPTLWERTRDQYLKLSHSPYLKIVSAMVSNDLSSLVNTRPLKFWKETLAVLCSFSSIEAWEGLCNTLAARLIAAGNTLAATICYICAGNIDKTVDIWSRNLTTDHEGRSYVDLLQELMEKTIVLALATGQKRFSASLCKLVEKYAEILASQGLLTTAMEYLKLLGSDELSPELVILRDRIALSTEPVEKVPKTVTFENPDQTPYVGGNPPYYQEPAQPPVNPYGGYSEPVTPPYAGGGYVPYPQPPSQTPSQPPHIFVPTPTPQLPQEKYLVPPASTQPNMTFIPSTPPGLPNVEKYHQPTLGSQLYPGTAFQPMQTGPGSGAPHQSHVNPVPANKMPHAVPPPQRGFMPVTNSGVVQGTLQPSSPPAPPRPSVAPAPPPTIQTVDTSKVPGHQKPVIATLGRLFNETSEALGGSRANPAKKREIEDNSRKIGALFAKLNSGDISKNAGDKLVQLCQALDNGDFTTALGIQIQLTTSEWDECNFWLATLKRMIKTRQNMRLS, translated from the exons ATGGCGTGTATAAAGGGGGTGAACAGATCGGCGTCGGTGGCGGTCGCGCCGGACGCTCCGTACATGGCGGCCGGGACGATGGCGGGAGCGGTGGATCTGTCCTTCAGCTCCTCCGCGAATATCGAGATCTTCAAGCTCGATTTACAGTCGGACGATCGTGATCTTCCTGTAGTGGGAGAGTCCACGAGCTCCGAGAGATTCAACAGGTTATCGTGGTCCAAGCCCGCTGCTGGATCAGGCTCGCAAGACTTTGGCCTTGGGCTCATCGCCGGTGGACTCGTCGATGGGACTATTGATATCTGGAATCCGCTCACTCTGATCCG TTCTGAGACGGGGGAAAATGCTTCCGTTGAGCGTCTGACAAGACATAAGGGGCCT GTTCGTGGTCTTGAATTTAATGCAATCGCCCCAAATTTACTTGCATCTGGGGCCGACGATGGTGAAATTTGCATCTGGGACTTGGCTAATCCTACTGAGCCAACTCATTTTCCGCCTCTTAGG GGAAGTGGTTCTGCTGCCCAGGGTGAGATTTCATTTTTATCTTGGAATAGCAAGGTCCAACATATATTGGCATCCTCTTCGTATAATGGGACAACTG TGATTTGGGACCTAAAAAAGCAAAAGCCAGTGATAAG TTTTGCGGATTCAGTTAGAAGACGGTGCTCTGTTTTGCAGTGGAATCCTGATGTTGCCACTCAGCTTGTTGTTGCATCTGATGAAGATGGTTCACCTTCTCTCAGG CTCTGGGATATGCGTAATATATTGTCACCAGTTAAAGAGTTTGTGGGGCACACTAAAG GTGTAATTGCAATGTCATGGTGTCCTAATGACAGCTCTTATCTGCTAACGTGTGCCAAGGACAATCGAACTATTTGTTGGGACACAGTTTCTGCAGAG ATTGTATGTGAATTGCCTGCAGGAACCAACTGGAATTTCGATGTGCATTGGTATCCGAAAGTACCTGGAGTGATATCAGCGTCTTCATTTGATGGAAAAATTGGAATTTATAATATTGAG GGTTGCAGTAGATATGGTGTGGGGGAGAGCGACTTTGGTGCTG GACCTCTCAGAGCTCCAAAATGGTATAAGCGCCCAGCTGGAGCATCTTTTGGTTTTGGAGGCAAGATTGTGTCCTTTCACCCTAGTTCATCTGGTGTTTCAGAG GTTTATGTGCACAGCTTGGTTACTGAACAAAGTTTGGTGGATCGCTCATCTGAATTTGAAAGTGCAATACAAAATGGGGAAAGGTCTTCACTCCGGGCTTTATGTGACAAGAAAGCACAGGAGTCTGA GTCTGCAGATGACCAGGAAACATGGGGCTTGTTAAGGGTTATGTTTGAAGATGATGGGACTGCAAGGACAAACCTGATCACACATCTTGGTTTCAGTGTACCTgaggaaacaaaagaaacagTTCAAGATGGTCTATCAGCGGAAGTCAGTGCACCTGGGCTTGAGGATTCAACAACTGATAAAGCTGGTTTGGGTGCTGAGAAGGAAACTACAATTTTTCCTTCTGACAATGGAGAAGATTTCTTTAACAATCTTCCTAGTCCTAAAGCTGACACTCCTCATTCAACCTCTGGTGACAAATTTGTTGCGGCGGATACAGTTCCTATTACAGACCAAGTTCAAGAAGAACCTGATGAACCGGAAGAGAGCGCCGATCCTTCATTTGATGAATCAGTTCAACATGCTTTAGCTGTAGGAGATTATAAAGGGGCTGTTGCAAAGTGCATTTCAGCAAATAAAATGGCTGATGCTTTAGTTATTGCTCATGCTGGTGGTCCGACGTTGTGGGAGCGCACTCGGGATCAATACCTTAAGTTGAGCCATTCACCTTACCTTAAG ATTGTTTCTGCAATGGTGAGCAATGATCTATCAAGTCTTGTTAACACCAGACCCCTCAAATTCTGGAAGGAAACACTTGCTGTTCTCTGTAGT TTTTCATCAATAGAGGCGTGGGAAGGTCTCTGTAATACGCTTGCTGCTAGACTTATAGCTGCTGGTAATACCCTGGCAGCAACTATTTGTTATATATGTGCGGGAAATATTGACAAGACGGTAGATATTTGGTCAAGGAATCTGACAACTGATCATGAAGGGAGATCCTATGTTGACCTTCTTCAG GAATTAATGGAGAAGACTATAGTACTTGCCTTGGCAACTGGACAGAAGCGATTTAGTGCTTCTTTGTGCAAACTTGTTGAGAAATATGCTGAAATTTTAGCTAGTCAAGGTCTTTTGACAACAGCAATGGAGTACCTGAAACTCTTGGGCTCTGATGAATTGTCTCCTGAACTAGTGATCTTAAGGGATCGTATTGCTCTTTCTACAGAACCCG TAGAGAAAGTCCCCAAGACTGTAACATTTGAAAACCCTGATCAAACCCCTTATGTCGGTGGGAACCCTCCATATTATCAG GAACCAGCTCAGCCACCTGTGAATCCGTATGGCGGCTATTCTGAACCTGTGACTCCTCCATATGCAGGTGGAGGATATGTCCCATACCCCCAGCCTCCATCACAGACTCCATCACAGCCTCCTCACATATTTGTTCCTACACCAACACCTCAACTACCACAG GAAAAATATCTTGTACCTCCTGCTTCTACTCAGCCTAACATGACCTTTATTCCTTCGACTCCTCCTGGTCTGCCAAATGTGGAGAAGTATCATCAGCCTACGCTGGGTTCTCAATTGTATCCT GGAACTGCTTTTCAACCTATGCAAACAGGGCCTGGTTCAGGAGCCCCTCATCAATCACATGTCAATCCAGTTCCTGCAAATAAGATGCCTCATGCTGTACCCCCTCCACAAAGGGGATTTATGCCAGTCACTAATTCAGGAGTTGTTCAGGGGACTCTGCAGCCATCTAGTCCCCCTGCTCCACCTCGACCTTCCGTGGCTCCTGCTCCACCACCTACCATACAGACAGTTGATACTTCAAAAGTTCCCG GCCACCAAAAACCCGTAATCGCAACATTAGGGAGACTTTTCAATGAAACATCTGAAGCGTTGGGAGGTTCACGTGCAAATCCTGCTAAGAAGCGTGAAATAGAAGACAATTCAAGGAAGATAGGTGCACTGTTTGCCAAACTCAACAGCGGAGACATATCTAAAAATGCTGGTGATAAACTTGTGCAGCTGTGCCAGGCACTGGATAATGGTGATTTCACCACTGCCCTAGGCATTCAG ATACAACTTACCACTAGTGAGTGGGATGAGTGCAACTTTTGGCTCGCAACTCTCAAGCGGATGATCAAGACCAGGCAAAATATGAGATTAAGTTGA